Proteins encoded together in one Hevea brasiliensis isolate MT/VB/25A 57/8 chromosome 16, ASM3005281v1, whole genome shotgun sequence window:
- the LOC110652700 gene encoding peroxidase 12 — translation MATAKSFTRLLLISFLSLSFCFSAIKAQSSASIVNGLSWTFYKSTCPKVESIIRKQLKKVFKKDVGQAAGLLRLHFHDCFVQGCDASVLLDGSASGPSEQEAPPNLSLRKEAFEIIDDLRERVHKECGRVVSCADIVAIAARDSVFLSGGPDYDVPLGRRDGLTFATQNATLANLPAPTSNTTTLLTSLATKNFDATDVVALSGGHTIGISHCSSFTNRLYPTQDPVMDKTFANDLKEICPTSNSTNTTVLDIRSPNTFDNKYYVNLVDREGLFTSDQDLYTDSRTKDIVKGFAANQSLFFEQFVASMIKMGQLSVLTGGNGEIRANCSVRNSDNQYLVTVVEEDLESLSELR, via the exons ATGGCTACTGCTAAATCCTTTACTCGTTTACTTTTGATCTCTTTTCTCTCACTAAGCTTTTGCTTTTCTGCCATTAAAGCACAAAGCTCTGCTTCTATAGTGAATGGTCTTTCATGGACATTTTACAAGTCTACCTGCCCTAAAGTAGAATCCATCATCAGAAAACAGCTCAAGAAAGTGTTCAAGAAGGACGTTGGACAAGCTGCTGGCTTGCTTCGTCTCCACTTCCATGACTGCTTTGTTCAG GGGTGCGATGCATCAGTGTTGCTTGATGGATCAGCCAGTGGACCAAGTGAGCAAGAAGCACCTCCCAATTTGAGCTTGAGAAAAGAGGCATTTGAGATCATAGATGACCTGCGCGAGAGGGTACACAAGGAGTGTGGCCGAGTCGTTTCCTGTGCTGATATTGTTGCTATTGCCGCCCGCGATTCTGTTTTCTTG tcaGGCGGGCCTGATTATGATGTTCCACTGGGAAGGCGAGACGGGTTGACCTTTGCGACACAAAATGCAACCTTGGCGAACCTGCCAGCACCCACTTCCAACACCACCACACTTCTCACATCGCTGGCCACCAAAAACTTCGATGCCACCGACGTGGTAGCCCTCTCCGGTGGCCACACCATCGGAATAAGCCACTGCAGCTCTTTCACAAACCGTTTGTATCCAACCCAAGACCCTGTAATGGACAAAACATTTGCCAATGATCTCAAGGAAATCTGCCCAACATCAAACTCTACCAATACAACCGTGCTGGATATTCGATCTCCTAATACATTCGACAACAAGTACTACGTTAATCTCGTGGACCGCGAAGGCTTATTTACTTCAGACCAAGATTTGTACACAGATTCCAGGACAAAGGACATTGTCAAGGGCTTTGCAGCGAACCAATCTTTGTTCTTCGAACAGTTCGTGGCTTCGATGATAAAGATGGGGCAATTGAGTGTGTTGACAGGTGGTAATGGAGAAATTCGTGCTAATTGCTCGGTGAGGAATTCGGATAATCAGTACTTGGTGACTGTGGTGGAAGAGGATTTGGAGTCGCTGTCTGAGCTGAGATAA
- the LOC110652185 gene encoding peroxidase 12, giving the protein MASSTPLLLISCVLLASCFSATEAQSKPPIVNGLSWTFYKSSCPKVESIIRNELKKVFKKDVGQAAGLLRLHFHDCFVQGCDSSVLLDGSAGGPSEKSELPNLTLRKEAFKIVNNLREIVHKECGRIVSCSDIVAIAARDSVVLTGGPDYDVPLGRRDGVVFAQVNQTFVDLVGPDANTTTILTKLARKNLDATDAVALSGAHTIGIGHCTSFTDRLYPTQDPTMDKTFANNLKLTCPKIDTSNITFLDIRSPNKFDNKYFVDLMNRQGLFTSDQDLYTDKRTRGIVTSFAINETLFFEEFVLSMIKMGQLDVLTGNQGEIRANCSARNSDNKYLVSITEEENMGSSAEMR; this is encoded by the exons ATGGCTAGTAGTACTCCTCTCCTTTTGATCTCTTGCGTGTTGCTTGCTTCTTGCTTTAGTGCCACTGAAGCACAAAGCAAACCTCCTATAGTGAATGGTCTCTCCTGGACTTTCTACAAATCTAGCTGCCCTAAAGTTGAATCTATTATCAGAAATGAGCTCAAGAAAGTTTTCAAGAAAGATGTTGGCCAAGCTGCAGGCTTGCTTCGTCTCCACTTCCATGACTGCTTCGTTCAG GGATGCGATAGCTCGGTGTTGCTTGATGGATCAGCAGGTGGACCAAGCGAGAAGTCTGAACTTCCTAACTTGACCTTGAGGAAAGAAGCATTTAAAATCGTCAACAACCTCCGCGAGATTGTCCACAAAGAGTGTGGCCGTATCGTCTCTTGCTCTGACATTGTCGCGATCGCTGCCCGTGACTCCGTTGTCCTA ACCGGTGGCCCTGACTATGATGTCCCCTTGGGAAGGCGAGACGGAGTAGTATTCGCTCAAGTAAACCAAACTTTTGTAGACCTGGTAGGACCTGACGCTAACACTACCACCATTCTCACCAAGCTTGCCCGGAAAAACCTTGATGCCACCGATGCAGTGGCCCTCTCAGGTGCCCACACCATTGGCATTGGCCACTGCACATCTTTCACTGACCGTCTTTATCCAACCCAAGATCCTACCATGGATAAAACCTTTGCCAATAATCTCAAGCTAACTTGTCCAAAAATAGACACCAGCAACATAACTTTCTTGGATATTAGGTCCCCTAATAAATTTGACAACAAATACTTCGTTGATCTCATGAACCGTCAGGGTCTTTTTACATCGGACCAAGATCTGTACACGGATAAGAGAACAAGGGGCATTGTCACTAGCTTTGCTATCAATGAAACATTGTTCTTTGAAGAATTCGTGCTTTCCATGATCAAGATGGGGCAATTGGACGTGCTGACAGGGAATCAAGGGGAAATTCGTGCCAATTGCTCTGCCAGGAATTCTGACAACAAGTACTTGGTGTCTATCACTGAAGAGGAGAATATGGGATCATCTGCTGAAATGAGATAA